From one Microbacter margulisiae genomic stretch:
- a CDS encoding tetratricopeptide repeat protein: MKKGIYFIMSAVLAFVFSSCAPKPMGALDPSYFSTNPNPLQENGGKVVATVTGKFPPKYFDKKTVVVVTPVLKTSTGVEYKGTPVSYQGEKIQGNNQQISYELGGTFTQQVAFDYKPDMAKSELFLQFSATRGKKTYEIPSVKVADGVIATATLAAANSDNLNSPIVPDKFQRIIQEKQDANIMFLIQQANLRPKELKQAALLDLIKRIKEAQDSANLKVYDFGLHSFASPDGGLKINEPLSLKREKNTKTYLDKQMKKLKADVNLDATYTAEDWDGFKNLMEASNIQDKEVILRVLSMYDNAPDQRMAEIKDLAAVYKTIAKDILPQLRRSKVSLIMDVIGKSDEQISQLAQNDPSKLTVEELLYAATLTNDPAQKAAIYQKVIDIYPNDMRGYNNLGTLDFNKGDYAEAGRLFAKALAIEPNSPQANYNMAIIALAQGDAAKAQQYLGNAGNLGGNDVNQALGIIYLQQGDYDKAKAAFGDAATNNAAIAQIMTKDYSAARNTLNNVKTPDGETNYLLAVVGARTNDRQLVYDSMRKAVAANADWGKKAMTDAEFAKYLTDSDFMNIIK; this comes from the coding sequence ATGAAAAAAGGAATTTATTTTATTATGTCGGCTGTTCTCGCATTCGTCTTTTCGTCATGTGCGCCAAAGCCGATGGGAGCTCTTGATCCGAGCTATTTCAGCACCAATCCCAATCCCCTACAAGAAAACGGTGGGAAAGTAGTTGCTACGGTTACCGGCAAGTTTCCTCCTAAGTATTTTGACAAAAAAACAGTTGTTGTTGTAACCCCTGTGTTGAAAACTTCTACAGGTGTTGAATACAAAGGTACTCCAGTGTCTTACCAGGGAGAAAAAATTCAAGGAAACAATCAACAAATTTCTTACGAACTAGGAGGTACATTTACTCAACAAGTTGCTTTTGATTACAAACCTGACATGGCAAAGAGTGAATTATTCCTTCAATTCTCAGCAACAAGAGGTAAAAAAACGTATGAAATTCCTTCTGTTAAAGTTGCTGATGGAGTGATTGCTACAGCAACCCTGGCTGCTGCAAATAGCGACAACCTGAATTCACCGATTGTTCCTGATAAATTCCAACGCATAATTCAAGAAAAACAAGATGCAAACATCATGTTCCTTATTCAACAGGCCAATCTACGCCCAAAAGAATTGAAACAAGCTGCATTGCTTGACTTAATTAAACGAATTAAAGAAGCTCAGGATTCTGCAAACTTAAAAGTGTATGACTTTGGTTTGCACTCATTTGCATCTCCTGATGGTGGATTGAAGATCAATGAACCTCTTTCTTTGAAACGTGAAAAGAATACCAAGACATATCTTGATAAACAAATGAAGAAGTTGAAAGCTGATGTTAATTTGGATGCTACCTATACCGCTGAAGATTGGGATGGCTTTAAAAATTTGATGGAAGCTTCAAATATCCAAGATAAAGAAGTTATCTTACGTGTTCTTTCGATGTATGATAACGCTCCTGATCAACGTATGGCCGAAATCAAAGATCTTGCTGCTGTGTACAAAACCATTGCTAAAGACATTCTTCCACAATTACGCCGTTCAAAAGTTTCCTTAATCATGGATGTTATTGGGAAATCTGACGAACAAATTTCTCAACTGGCACAAAATGATCCAAGCAAACTGACAGTTGAAGAACTATTGTATGCTGCTACTTTAACGAATGATCCTGCTCAGAAAGCTGCAATTTATCAAAAGGTTATTGATATATATCCAAATGATATGCGTGGTTATAACAACTTGGGAACACTTGATTTCAATAAGGGCGATTATGCTGAAGCAGGCCGTTTGTTTGCAAAAGCACTTGCTATTGAACCGAACTCTCCGCAAGCCAATTACAATATGGCTATTATAGCTTTGGCTCAGGGTGATGCTGCAAAAGCTCAACAATACCTTGGCAATGCAGGCAATTTAGGTGGCAATGATGTTAATCAGGCATTAGGTATTATTTATCTGCAACAAGGTGATTACGACAAAGCAAAAGCTGCTTTTGGAGATGCTGCAACAAACAACGCTGCTATAGCTCAGATTATGACTAAGGATTACAGTGCTGCTCGTAATACATTGAATAATGTGAAGACTCCTGACGGTGAAACAAATTATTTGTTAGCTGTTGTAGGAGCCAGAACTAACGATCGTCAATTGGTTTATGACAGCATGCGTAAAGCTGTTGCTGCAAATGCTGATTGGGGTAAAAAAGCAATGACAGATGCTGAATTCGCAAAATATTTGACAGACTCTGATTTTATGAACATCATTAAATAA
- a CDS encoding TolC family protein, whose translation MKTRKSIVIVLLVFVSIQVWGQDTLKLSLPDAQQYALRYNRSLQAAGLTLSQAQSKVWESISKGLPQLSVTGSYQNYLGATANFQGMALKFGQAGSLDAQLNQMVFSAGYWVGLKLAKLNEQLVNTNKRKTEQDVIQQVTSSYYAILVGEKLGSLLHQTKLNLQEILAKTQSMVQAGAATQTDADQIDVQLASTEDMINSNERQVELGYNMLRIQLGVPATTKLMLKDSISQYVSDNQCYALLLQKFAAKENPSFLMSEKQVEIAKQQIKQTEASWLPTISAFYSYTYKYIKPQFDLTPKSYVGLQASWPLFSSGGTLSQIHQAKLQEKISQTNLADLYDQLNVQDQQARFNLKNAMDNLKTQTRSLDVAHRVFADIIRKHDHGMASSLDITNASNNLIQVETNYVNAIYNLLTAQTQVELLLNKF comes from the coding sequence ATGAAAACAAGAAAATCAATTGTGATCGTTTTATTGGTATTTGTTTCGATACAAGTGTGGGGTCAGGATACGCTAAAATTATCGTTACCTGATGCCCAACAATATGCTTTACGATATAATAGATCATTACAAGCTGCAGGCCTGACATTAAGCCAGGCGCAAAGTAAAGTTTGGGAAAGCATCTCGAAAGGATTGCCACAGCTTTCTGTTACAGGCTCATACCAAAACTATTTGGGTGCCACTGCTAATTTTCAGGGCATGGCTCTAAAGTTTGGACAAGCCGGTTCGCTTGATGCGCAACTGAACCAAATGGTCTTCAGTGCAGGATATTGGGTTGGATTAAAATTGGCAAAACTGAATGAACAGTTGGTAAATACCAACAAGCGCAAAACGGAACAAGATGTTATTCAGCAGGTGACTTCATCCTATTATGCCATTTTAGTTGGTGAAAAATTAGGCAGCCTATTGCATCAGACGAAGCTGAACTTACAGGAGATTCTGGCGAAAACCCAATCGATGGTGCAGGCAGGTGCTGCCACTCAGACTGATGCGGATCAAATTGATGTGCAACTGGCTTCAACGGAAGATATGATCAATTCGAACGAACGTCAGGTAGAACTGGGATACAACATGTTGCGTATTCAATTAGGTGTTCCGGCTACTACGAAGCTGATGCTGAAAGATTCTATTTCACAATACGTGAGTGATAATCAGTGTTATGCTCTTTTGTTACAGAAGTTTGCTGCTAAAGAGAATCCTTCTTTCCTGATGTCGGAGAAACAGGTTGAAATTGCCAAGCAACAGATAAAACAGACGGAAGCTTCATGGCTGCCGACGATTTCTGCTTTTTATAGTTATACCTATAAATACATTAAACCACAATTCGACTTAACACCGAAAAGTTATGTGGGGCTTCAGGCATCTTGGCCTTTGTTTTCGAGTGGGGGGACTTTGTCTCAGATTCATCAGGCAAAATTGCAAGAGAAGATCAGTCAAACCAATTTGGCGGATTTGTATGATCAATTGAATGTTCAGGATCAACAAGCGCGCTTCAATCTGAAGAATGCCATGGACAACTTAAAAACGCAAACGAGAAGTCTTGATGTAGCCCATCGTGTTTTTGCTGATATCATCCGTAAACACGATCATGGTATGGCAAGCAGTCTGGACATTACCAATGCTTCCAATAATTTGATTCAGGTAGAAACCAACTATGTGAATGCCATTTATAATTTGCTTACCGCACAGACACAAGTGGAATTGTTGTTAAATAAATTTTAA
- a CDS encoding S26 family signal peptidase has product MKKQPMKQWIKFAIAAIICILFTIWIGSLWVLIVLPFIFDVYISKFIHWTWWKESKNPAVRQVMEWVDAIVFALIAVYIINLFFFQNYQIPTSSLEKTLLVGDFLFVSKVAYGPRMPNTPIAFPLVQNTLPILNCKSYLETPEWGYHRLKGFGHVKRNDIVVFNFPAGDTVTLKDLNPDYYTSCYEEGYSFLKSQNPGAQPNATECYQYGRQIIRDNPQKYGQIIYRPVDRRENYVKRCVGLPGDTLQIIQNQVYIDKKILYDQPGVQYNYLVQTNGAPLTNDIFNSLDVSKDDRQLLTQEGLDNDEILAGMGFQRNVSGQFLPVYDIPLTRAAYNKLKAMPFVISIKCEPDWFGGDVFPLGYGKGWTRGNFGPIWIPKKGATIAINTTNLSLYQHIIANYEHNKLSVNNGIIYINGKPATHYTFKMNYYWMMGDNRDNSADSRYWGFVPEDHIVGQPLFVWLSLDKDKGFPGNIRWNRFFHSATH; this is encoded by the coding sequence ATGAAAAAGCAACCAATGAAGCAATGGATTAAGTTTGCTATTGCAGCCATTATCTGCATTTTATTTACCATCTGGATCGGTAGCTTGTGGGTATTGATTGTATTACCGTTTATTTTTGATGTATATATTTCTAAATTCATTCACTGGACATGGTGGAAAGAAAGTAAAAATCCAGCGGTTCGCCAGGTAATGGAATGGGTTGATGCAATTGTTTTCGCTCTGATCGCAGTGTATATCATTAACTTGTTCTTTTTTCAAAACTACCAAATTCCCACTTCATCATTAGAAAAAACGTTGCTCGTCGGTGATTTTTTGTTTGTGTCGAAGGTTGCCTATGGGCCTCGCATGCCGAATACTCCTATAGCATTCCCTCTGGTACAAAACACATTACCTATTCTCAACTGCAAGTCATATCTTGAAACGCCGGAATGGGGATATCATCGACTGAAAGGGTTCGGACATGTAAAAAGAAATGATATCGTTGTGTTTAATTTTCCGGCAGGAGATACTGTAACGCTAAAGGACCTAAATCCGGATTATTACACAAGCTGTTATGAAGAAGGATATTCATTCTTAAAATCTCAAAATCCCGGTGCACAACCGAATGCTACCGAATGTTATCAATATGGACGTCAAATCATACGAGACAATCCTCAGAAGTATGGTCAGATTATTTACCGGCCTGTCGACCGCCGGGAGAATTATGTCAAACGATGTGTCGGATTACCCGGAGACACACTTCAGATCATTCAGAATCAAGTATATATTGACAAAAAAATATTATACGATCAACCAGGTGTTCAATACAACTATCTGGTACAAACCAATGGAGCTCCTTTGACTAATGATATTTTTAACTCACTTGATGTCAGCAAGGATGACCGCCAATTGCTTACTCAGGAAGGATTAGACAATGACGAAATATTAGCAGGAATGGGCTTTCAACGGAATGTCAGCGGACAGTTTCTACCCGTTTACGACATACCTCTGACCCGTGCAGCATACAATAAACTCAAAGCAATGCCGTTTGTAATTTCAATCAAATGTGAACCTGACTGGTTTGGAGGAGATGTCTTTCCGTTAGGATATGGTAAGGGATGGACACGCGGCAATTTTGGTCCTATCTGGATTCCAAAAAAAGGAGCAACCATTGCTATTAACACAACTAATTTATCTCTTTATCAACATATTATTGCAAACTATGAGCACAACAAGCTCTCAGTGAATAACGGCATAATTTATATCAACGGTAAACCAGCAACCCACTATACATTTAAAATGAACTACTACTGGATGATGGGAGACAATCGGGATAACTCGGCTGATTCGCGTTATTGGGGATTTGTACCTGAAGACCATATTGTCGGCCAGCCTTTGTTTGTTTGGTTATCTTTAGATAAAGATAAAGGATTCCCAGGTAACATTCGTTGGAATCGTTTCTTTCATTCCGCCACACACTAA
- a CDS encoding TetR/AcrR family transcriptional regulator — translation MSTASRLFLQYGLRSVTIDEVCNEVHISKKTFYNYFRQKDELIEMVLLNQCEVLNQKKNKKHAILDDPSLNAIDKLVLAFKHWKQDSSMHSMTFLYDLMKYYPEIHSKMVERQDQMAKEATKKWIQQGIDEGFVRSDVSVDLLATYIQFQFSKVLSELIGKSDIGVAPIIDFLLDSNIRVLVNEKGYRYYQEKYKKEYPALRNVENKKETESNNVFYWSEPPQTNK, via the coding sequence TTGAGTACAGCTTCCCGGCTGTTCCTTCAGTATGGATTGAGGAGTGTCACGATTGACGAGGTGTGCAATGAAGTGCATATTTCCAAGAAGACCTTCTATAATTATTTTAGGCAGAAGGATGAATTGATTGAAATGGTTTTGTTGAATCAATGTGAGGTACTCAACCAGAAGAAAAACAAAAAACATGCTATTTTGGATGATCCGTCATTAAATGCTATTGATAAGCTGGTTTTGGCGTTTAAACATTGGAAACAGGATTCTTCTATGCATTCAATGACGTTTTTGTATGATTTAATGAAGTATTATCCTGAAATTCATTCAAAAATGGTGGAGAGACAAGACCAGATGGCAAAAGAAGCAACCAAAAAATGGATTCAGCAAGGTATCGACGAAGGATTTGTCCGGTCTGATGTCAGTGTAGATTTATTGGCAACGTATATCCAGTTTCAGTTTAGCAAAGTTCTTTCAGAGCTGATTGGAAAATCGGATATAGGGGTAGCGCCAATAATTGATTTTCTGCTGGATAGCAATATAAGGGTGCTGGTCAATGAAAAAGGATATCGTTATTATCAGGAAAAATACAAGAAAGAATATCCTGCTTTGCGTAATGTTGAAAATAAAAAAGAAACAGAATCTAATAATGTATTTTATTGGTCAGAACCCCCGCAAACCAACAAATAA
- a CDS encoding radical SAM/SPASM domain-containing protein produces MNPFSVSIEPSNQCNLHCPECPTGNGSLIRPKQMMNWDLYTKIIDELAPNISNLILYFQGEPLLHSKLPEMIRYAHAHKIYTMISTNGQLVTKETAYNLVTSGLNRIIISIDGTTQDVYNQYRKGGNLEKVRDAIILIAHWKKELHTTHPHIEAQFIVMQHNEHQIHDFKKMVNQLGADSARLKTAQIDWPNITHFVPKQTKFARYKQNKQGNWVLKHRLKNRCWRQWSSAVITSNGDVLPCCFDKNGEYVFGNMKQASFREIWHNKKAVTFRNSILHNRKQFEMCRNCTS; encoded by the coding sequence ATGAATCCTTTTTCTGTTTCTATTGAACCTAGTAATCAATGCAATTTGCATTGTCCTGAGTGCCCCACCGGAAATGGCTCTTTAATCCGGCCTAAACAAATGATGAATTGGGATCTGTATACCAAAATTATAGATGAATTAGCGCCTAACATTAGTAATCTAATCCTATATTTTCAGGGAGAACCCTTGCTTCATTCCAAACTACCGGAAATGATTCGATATGCCCACGCTCACAAAATTTACACCATGATTTCCACCAATGGTCAATTGGTTACCAAGGAGACAGCTTATAATTTGGTCACTTCAGGATTAAATCGGATTATTATATCCATAGATGGCACCACGCAAGATGTTTATAATCAATATCGTAAAGGAGGAAACTTAGAGAAAGTCCGCGATGCAATCATTCTTATTGCACACTGGAAAAAGGAATTACACACCACCCATCCTCATATTGAAGCACAGTTCATTGTCATGCAACATAACGAACATCAAATTCACGATTTCAAAAAGATGGTAAACCAACTTGGAGCTGATTCTGCCCGATTAAAGACAGCACAAATTGATTGGCCGAACATAACTCATTTTGTTCCGAAACAAACAAAATTTGCCCGATATAAACAAAACAAACAAGGCAATTGGGTATTAAAACACCGTTTAAAGAATCGATGCTGGAGACAGTGGAGTAGCGCTGTAATCACATCCAATGGGGATGTGCTTCCCTGTTGCTTCGATAAAAATGGAGAATATGTTTTTGGAAATATGAAACAGGCTTCCTTCAGGGAAATTTGGCATAATAAAAAAGCAGTTACATTTCGAAACTCCATCTTACATAACCGAAAGCAGTTTGAAATGTGCAGAAATTGTACATCGTGA
- a CDS encoding LiaF transmembrane domain-containing protein: protein MEKLHERHHHNNGPAFAIVLIIVGALFLGFNVGIIPDRFHPVLISWEMLLIVLGTVSLLRRHFVGGVVLLLIGGFFILPKLLAISGNFVQMYWPVLLIFLGIVLLLSRLTHKNHVTISRSYDWQEIKQEAIYKEGSVRNGIHKNVAFANEEFVVLDSEFAGGSVNVTFGEMKIDLRKTALASSKVMFEINVSFGNIIIFVPADWQVQLQVNTVFGGFEDKRIFPSERNGNQDKTLVIFGSTSFGGGELRN from the coding sequence ATGGAAAAATTACACGAACGGCATCATCATAATAATGGACCTGCATTTGCAATTGTTTTGATTATTGTGGGAGCCTTATTTCTAGGATTTAATGTTGGCATTATTCCGGATCGTTTTCACCCAGTTTTGATCTCTTGGGAAATGCTTCTTATCGTTTTGGGGACTGTATCTTTATTACGTCGTCATTTTGTGGGTGGGGTAGTGTTGTTGCTTATAGGAGGTTTCTTTATTCTCCCAAAACTTCTTGCTATTAGTGGTAATTTTGTTCAGATGTACTGGCCGGTTTTATTGATTTTTCTGGGGATTGTCTTGTTGTTATCCCGGCTTACGCATAAAAACCATGTTACGATTTCGAGATCGTATGACTGGCAAGAAATAAAGCAGGAAGCTATATATAAAGAAGGGAGCGTTCGAAATGGAATTCATAAGAATGTGGCATTTGCAAATGAAGAATTTGTTGTGTTGGATTCTGAATTTGCGGGAGGAAGTGTGAATGTGACATTTGGAGAGATGAAAATTGATTTGAGAAAAACTGCTTTGGCTTCTTCCAAGGTAATGTTTGAAATCAATGTGTCCTTTGGCAACATTATCATTTTTGTGCCCGCAGACTGGCAGGTACAACTACAGGTTAATACTGTTTTTGGCGGCTTTGAGGATAAGCGGATTTTTCCTTCCGAACGTAATGGTAATCAAGATAAAACACTTGTTATTTTTGGATCAACATCATTTGGCGGTGGCGAGTTACGAAATTAA
- a CDS encoding efflux RND transporter periplasmic adaptor subunit — MKKLIFSMLSLAILLLFTSCSKTANKQESVATQMVRVITLKKQVIDKTLEFPATLESKKEINLVPATAGKIDRILVKIGDHVSKGQLVVQMDPTQLINAQIQFENLQRDMARSEALRKSGTITQQAYDQTKSQFDLNKTNLQYMQKNIDLRSPISGVVSAKNYEDQEMYSGSPIGQSGKAAIITIDEMNPLKVLIDIPESYLSQINLGMKVLISTDVYPDKTFPARVVRIYPTIDQSTLSVKVEIEVANGNELLKPGMFCRATIDIGKVNALVVPYQAVLKLQGSDERYVFLDKNGRSQRITVKLGTRFNDQTEIISDQIKEGDQLIVVGQSRLIGGDTLTVVH, encoded by the coding sequence ATGAAGAAGTTAATATTCTCAATGCTAAGTTTAGCGATTCTTTTGCTATTTACAAGCTGTTCTAAAACGGCTAACAAACAGGAAAGTGTAGCCACACAAATGGTGCGTGTGATCACTTTGAAAAAACAAGTTATTGACAAAACATTGGAATTTCCTGCCACGCTCGAAAGCAAGAAGGAAATAAACCTTGTTCCGGCAACAGCAGGAAAAATTGATCGCATTCTGGTCAAAATTGGCGATCATGTGTCCAAAGGTCAATTGGTGGTACAAATGGATCCTACCCAGTTGATTAACGCGCAGATTCAGTTCGAGAATCTGCAACGGGATATGGCGCGGTCGGAAGCGTTACGTAAATCGGGAACCATAACGCAACAGGCTTATGATCAAACGAAATCACAATTTGATTTGAACAAAACCAATCTTCAATATATGCAGAAGAATATTGATCTCCGATCTCCGATCTCCGGGGTGGTTTCAGCAAAGAATTATGAAGATCAGGAGATGTATTCCGGTTCGCCTATAGGACAAAGTGGCAAAGCTGCCATTATCACGATTGATGAAATGAATCCTCTGAAAGTTTTGATCGATATCCCCGAATCTTATTTGTCACAAATCAACCTGGGCATGAAGGTTTTGATTTCAACAGATGTCTATCCTGACAAAACTTTTCCTGCCCGTGTTGTCCGGATTTACCCCACTATCGACCAGTCTACATTATCCGTGAAGGTGGAAATAGAGGTGGCGAATGGGAATGAACTATTAAAACCCGGAATGTTTTGCCGTGCAACGATAGATATAGGGAAGGTTAATGCATTGGTTGTTCCTTATCAGGCTGTACTAAAATTGCAGGGATCAGATGAACGCTACGTATTTCTGGATAAAAATGGGAGGTCTCAACGAATTACCGTAAAATTGGGGACGCGCTTTAATGATCAAACCGAGATTATTTCTGATCAAATTAAAGAAGGCGATCAATTGATAGTTGTTGGTCAAAGCCGCTTGATTGGTGGCGATACCCTGACTGTCGTCCATTAA
- the dtd gene encoding D-aminoacyl-tRNA deacylase, with the protein MRAVVQRVKNASVTIHHKVHASIHQGMLVLIGVEDSDTNQDIDWLTRKIVNLRIFDDDQGVMNRSVNDIGGEMLIVSQFTLMASTCKGNRPSYIRASKPPFAMIMYDAFCNTIDQYTKTPVKTGVFGADMQVELINDGPVTIIIDTKLKE; encoded by the coding sequence ATGAGAGCAGTCGTACAGCGTGTAAAAAATGCCTCCGTGACCATTCATCATAAAGTTCATGCGTCTATTCATCAAGGAATGCTTGTTCTGATAGGTGTAGAAGACTCGGATACAAATCAGGATATTGATTGGTTGACCCGCAAAATCGTCAATCTTCGTATTTTTGATGATGATCAAGGTGTTATGAATCGATCTGTCAATGATATTGGCGGAGAAATGTTAATTGTCAGTCAGTTTACCCTCATGGCATCCACCTGCAAAGGAAATCGTCCATCCTATATTCGTGCATCAAAACCACCTTTCGCCATGATCATGTATGATGCATTCTGCAATACAATTGATCAGTATACAAAAACGCCGGTAAAAACTGGTGTATTTGGTGCTGACATGCAAGTTGAATTAATTAACGATGGTCCGGTCACTATCATTATTGATACAAAATTAAAAGAATAG
- a CDS encoding LytR/AlgR family response regulator transcription factor, protein MESFGFYRRWKVVIYITVWSLITIAIACVLLPFNSQSFLNIWLVAVVFSACLAVITPFLWNIIKFGKLMELKAPLNLVVLFALALLAIIIWLGAGLFLLYLIVPNQWTLSFSTLPLFALIGVFVYVVIVQRILLTDSSQQECIDEITEDPHLEVAPTHDKGMPSAIDRISVKINSNVHVIPVADIYYLQSEGDYVLVFSEQGRFIKEQTMKYFEQNLPSQKFVRIHRSFIVNVEAISRIECYGKNKQIVILRSGAQLKMSLVGYRSLKASLNL, encoded by the coding sequence ATGGAATCATTCGGTTTTTACAGACGTTGGAAGGTTGTAATTTACATTACGGTGTGGAGTTTGATTACCATTGCCATTGCTTGTGTATTGCTACCCTTCAATAGCCAGTCGTTTCTTAATATATGGTTAGTGGCAGTCGTTTTTAGTGCTTGTCTTGCCGTGATTACTCCCTTTTTGTGGAACATCATTAAATTTGGCAAACTCATGGAACTAAAGGCTCCATTGAATCTTGTGGTCTTATTTGCGCTGGCCCTGTTGGCAATTATTATTTGGCTAGGTGCAGGCTTGTTTCTTCTTTATCTCATCGTTCCAAATCAATGGACATTGTCTTTTTCAACCTTACCGCTATTTGCTTTAATTGGAGTGTTTGTCTATGTTGTTATAGTACAGCGCATTCTTTTGACAGATTCATCCCAACAGGAATGCATTGATGAAATTACAGAAGACCCGCATTTGGAAGTTGCTCCCACTCATGACAAAGGAATGCCATCTGCCATTGACCGAATCTCTGTAAAAATAAATTCAAATGTGCATGTTATCCCTGTAGCCGATATTTATTACCTACAATCTGAAGGTGATTATGTGTTGGTTTTCAGTGAACAGGGAAGATTTATAAAAGAACAAACGATGAAATATTTTGAACAGAATCTGCCATCTCAAAAGTTTGTTCGGATTCATCGTTCTTTTATTGTGAATGTTGAAGCTATCTCCCGCATTGAATGCTATGGAAAAAATAAACAGATTGTTATTCTTCGAAGTGGCGCTCAACTGAAAATGAGTCTGGTTGGATATCGGTCTCTTAAAGCATCTCTTAATTTATAG